The following coding sequences are from one Candidatus Nitronereus thalassa window:
- a CDS encoding protein adenylyltransferase SelO family protein, with translation MKTLPKSKRAPGRQGKQDPRRYDRFRLINGNHDFQKAVPGGYVEYSVRLRKGGKLAYFNYDLAKEMGLIAGDHPQKMNRKLAQTVLDTFGIQIINEYDVFHQTLIPKKHIKPHKYMATRYLQLQHPDKTGRTSGDGRSIWNGQISYRGTTWDVSSCGTGATCLSPATAIEKKFFKTGDPFASYGCGYADLEDGISAALLSEIFHRNGIATERTLAMIEYPKGNAINVRAGTNLLRPSHLFRYLKQGDLEGLRAAVDYYIDRQVLNGDWPRQSSRKKGYEYLAEYMANQFAQTTATFESDYLFVWLDWDGDNILMDGGIIDYGSVRQFGLYHHEYRFDDTDRWSTTIPEQKLKARYIVQTFIQMSDFLVRGQKKPIQHFTRHTLLKVFDQEFEHHLCRHLLYKIGFKDSHREYLFTEHQDLMKKFKGVFSYFEKAKSKRGVYKVADGLTWDAIYCMRDILRALPPHLSETDAIMTPDVFMGTMASSYANKRDRTLDETKIRKIREFQKLYRALVHQAAKHFKKTERQMLLELGMRASIINQYDRITGESIIWVTEKILRERKRLSFDKLQAVLRDFILYQKMRPDPDKKKEIKNRKSVAQRRSQRVMNRIVGLVREHRESL, from the coding sequence GTGAAGACTTTACCAAAATCAAAGCGGGCTCCTGGGCGTCAGGGGAAGCAAGATCCTCGGCGGTATGACAGGTTTCGTCTGATCAATGGAAACCATGACTTTCAGAAAGCCGTCCCAGGGGGCTATGTGGAATACTCCGTGCGCCTGCGGAAAGGGGGCAAGCTTGCCTATTTCAACTACGACCTTGCGAAGGAGATGGGTTTGATTGCTGGGGATCACCCCCAGAAAATGAATCGCAAGCTGGCTCAAACGGTGCTTGATACGTTCGGCATTCAAATCATCAATGAATATGATGTCTTCCATCAAACACTCATTCCCAAAAAGCATATAAAACCTCATAAGTACATGGCGACCCGGTATCTGCAATTGCAACACCCGGACAAAACCGGACGCACGTCCGGAGATGGGCGAAGCATCTGGAACGGCCAGATTTCCTATCGTGGGACCACGTGGGACGTATCAAGCTGCGGAACAGGGGCGACGTGCCTCAGCCCAGCCACGGCCATTGAAAAGAAGTTTTTTAAAACCGGCGACCCCTTCGCATCTTATGGATGTGGGTATGCAGACCTCGAGGATGGAATTTCGGCAGCCCTGTTGAGTGAAATTTTTCATAGAAATGGTATCGCGACGGAGAGAACCTTGGCGATGATTGAATATCCAAAGGGAAACGCGATTAATGTTCGAGCGGGAACGAACTTGTTGCGACCGTCACATCTGTTTCGATACCTCAAGCAGGGGGATCTTGAAGGGCTACGTGCCGCGGTGGACTATTACATTGATCGACAGGTGTTGAACGGTGATTGGCCCAGGCAGAGTTCTCGAAAGAAAGGCTATGAATATCTTGCAGAGTACATGGCCAACCAGTTTGCGCAGACCACGGCCACGTTCGAATCAGACTATCTCTTCGTCTGGTTAGATTGGGACGGAGACAATATTTTGATGGACGGTGGAATCATAGACTATGGGTCAGTGAGGCAGTTTGGCCTGTATCACCACGAGTACCGATTTGATGACACGGATCGTTGGTCCACGACCATTCCCGAACAAAAACTCAAGGCCCGATATATCGTGCAAACGTTTATTCAAATGAGTGATTTTCTCGTCAGAGGTCAGAAGAAGCCTATTCAACATTTTACTCGCCATACATTGTTGAAGGTGTTTGATCAGGAATTTGAACACCATTTGTGTCGTCATCTGTTATACAAAATCGGATTTAAGGATTCCCATCGAGAATACCTGTTCACAGAACACCAGGATCTAATGAAGAAATTTAAAGGCGTGTTTAGTTATTTCGAAAAGGCGAAATCGAAAAGAGGCGTGTACAAGGTTGCAGACGGGCTCACCTGGGATGCCATTTATTGTATGAGGGATATTCTGCGAGCCCTACCCCCTCATCTGTCTGAAACGGATGCGATCATGACCCCTGACGTCTTTATGGGAACGATGGCGTCAAGCTATGCCAACAAACGGGACAGAACGTTAGATGAGACGAAAATCAGAAAAATACGAGAATTTCAAAAACTATATAGGGCATTAGTGCATCAAGCGGCGAAACATTTCAAAAAAACGGAAAGACAAATGTTACTCGAACTCGGGATGCGGGCATCCATCATTAACCAGTATGATCGCATCACCGGAGAGTCCATTATTTGGGTGACAGAAAAAATTCTGAGGGAACGAAAGCGACTATCGTTTGATAAACTTCAAGCGGTATTGCGTGATTTTATTCTGTATCAAAAAATGCGGCCTGATCCAGACAAGAAAAAAGAAATCAAAAATCGTAAGTCAGTAGCGCAACGACGGTCCCAACGGGTGATGAACAGAATTGTTGGGTTGGTGAGGGAGCATCGAGAGAGCCTGTAG
- a CDS encoding Type 1 glutamine amidotransferase-like domain-containing protein: protein MKLVLYSGGQTTSNRLIHHALFQLVNPKRNKSMTYIPYCQDGSDLFFKRAIKRYQGVGFKRFHCLPVDVPYTRQDLQTALRSDVIYLAGGNTFYFLKHLKKSGLIPQLKTFVERGGVLAGLSAGAIMLTPHIGTAGPPLPYPDENDVKLKNLRALGLVRFEFYPHYASTLHTNQAILRYSRTTKYPIFACPDGSGITINEHRMTFIGKVLMFFGGKKVEIF, encoded by the coding sequence ATGAAACTCGTCTTGTATTCGGGTGGGCAAACAACTTCAAATCGTCTGATTCACCATGCCCTCTTTCAATTAGTGAACCCGAAACGAAATAAATCCATGACCTACATTCCCTATTGCCAGGACGGATCTGACCTCTTTTTTAAGAGGGCAATCAAACGATACCAGGGTGTGGGCTTTAAACGGTTTCATTGCTTGCCGGTCGATGTGCCCTATACTCGTCAGGATCTACAAACGGCCCTCAGGAGTGACGTGATTTATCTTGCGGGGGGAAACACGTTTTACTTTTTAAAACACCTAAAAAAAAGCGGATTGATTCCTCAATTGAAAACATTTGTCGAGAGAGGAGGCGTGCTCGCGGGTCTCAGTGCCGGGGCGATCATGCTTACCCCTCATATTGGCACCGCAGGGCCTCCCCTTCCGTACCCAGACGAGAATGACGTGAAGTTAAAAAATCTACGGGCCCTGGGTCTGGTCCGCTTTGAGTTCTACCCCCACTACGCCTCAACGCTCCACACCAACCAAGCCATCCTTCGGTACAGTCGCACCACCAAATACCCCATTTTCGCCTGCCCCGATGGCAGCGGCATCACGATCAATGAACATCGCATGACCTTCATTGGAAAAGTGTTGATGTTTTTTGGAGGAAAGAAAGTGGAGATTTTTTAA
- a CDS encoding nucleoside deaminase, whose protein sequence is MTPEDFMRLAISMARNVPQYPFGAVIVRRPTGEVLAQGYNRSSLNPTFHGEIDVINRCAADHAPLDWTELDLYTTAEPCPMCQSAIEWAGIATVYFGTSIPFLQQLGWRQIDIRSEEVSRRTPFRDTTIIGGILEQECNALFEAAHQSTCKQ, encoded by the coding sequence ATGACTCCTGAAGATTTTATGCGCCTGGCGATTTCCATGGCGCGGAACGTCCCTCAATATCCATTCGGGGCAGTGATCGTTCGACGGCCCACCGGGGAGGTCCTTGCCCAAGGATATAACCGTTCTTCTCTCAATCCAACCTTTCACGGCGAAATCGATGTCATTAATCGTTGTGCTGCCGACCACGCCCCACTCGATTGGACCGAACTCGACTTATATACGACGGCTGAGCCGTGTCCCATGTGTCAGAGTGCCATCGAGTGGGCCGGAATTGCGACGGTGTATTTTGGAACGTCGATCCCTTTTCTCCAACAACTCGGGTGGAGGCAAATCGATATCCGGTCCGAAGAAGTATCTCGCCGTACCCCATTTCGAGACACCACCATCATTGGCGGCATTCTGGAACAAGAATGCAATGCCCTATTTGAAGCCGCCCACCAGAGTACGTGTAAGCAATAA
- a CDS encoding YIP1 family protein has translation MSQFVNRMIRAAKLDPQVYEEVEADKSTLPQAMGVVVLSSVAGGIGFMEETGLGGLVFGTVLSLAGWYIWAFVTYLIGTKLLPEPQTSADLGELLRTIGFSSAPGLIRVFAIIPALDLGITLVAAVWMLVAMVVAVRQALDYHSTYRAVGVCVLGWIVQAVFLGVILWMVGGMPEPMPAH, from the coding sequence ATGAGCCAATTTGTGAATCGAATGATACGCGCGGCAAAACTCGACCCACAGGTCTATGAAGAAGTCGAAGCCGATAAAAGTACTTTGCCTCAAGCCATGGGCGTGGTGGTGTTATCCAGTGTGGCCGGTGGCATTGGGTTTATGGAAGAGACCGGATTGGGAGGGCTCGTGTTCGGCACGGTCCTGTCCCTTGCTGGCTGGTACATCTGGGCGTTTGTCACCTACCTCATTGGCACAAAACTTTTACCCGAACCCCAAACCTCTGCTGATCTTGGTGAACTGCTTCGGACCATTGGGTTTTCCAGCGCCCCCGGTTTGATTCGAGTTTTCGCCATCATACCCGCCTTAGACCTTGGAATCACCCTCGTGGCCGCGGTGTGGATGCTCGTCGCTATGGTCGTGGCCGTGCGGCAAGCCTTGGATTACCACAGTACCTATCGGGCCGTTGGGGTCTGTGTGCTTGGGTGGATTGTACAGGCAGTTTTTCTCGGAGTGATTTTGTGGATGGTAGGGGGAATGCCTGAACCCATGCCGGCCCACTAA
- a CDS encoding Tex family protein, protein MNSALHHKTMALELGIAIKQVTATVELLDDGATVPFLARYRKEVTGGLDEVVITSIRDRVAQLRELDKRRAAILSSLEEQGKLTDSLKERIDAALTMTELEDLYLPYRPKRRTRAMIAKERGLEPLAQSLWGQDPRLNVEAEALKFLNPEQSVESVEDALAGARDIMAEWINEDHQARASMRALFLEQGKFKTTGARGKDVQASKYRDYAEWEEPVATAPSHRVLAMRRGEQEGFLSFRVVVPEPAALSLLHRLFIKGKSSASDQVTLAMQDGFTRLLAPAMETETRLQTKTRADLTAIDVFAQNIQQLLMASPLGQKHVLAIDPGFRTGCKVVCLDRQGNLQHTETIFPHQGAGGAAKAGETIVGLCARFKVEAIAIGNGTAGRETETFLRGLSLPTEIPLVMVNESGASVYSASVVAREEFPDHDVTVRGAVSIGRRLMDPLAELVKIDPKAIGVGQYQHDVDQGILKQRLQDVVISCVNRVGVNVNMASPQLLTAVSGVGPQLATNIVAYRQEHGPFPSRTALKKVPRLGGKAFEQAAGFLRITDGEHPLDASAVHPERYSVVNAMAKDLGCTVKELMKDAERQRAIDLNRYITDEVGKPTLTDILSELAKPGRDPRQQFEAVQFDEAVQSIEHVKPGMVLTGVVTNVTAFGAFVDIGVHQDGLVHISQLANRYVSDPNTVVKVSQQVKVTVLEVDIPRKRISLSMKAVKGETP, encoded by the coding sequence ATGAATTCGGCATTGCACCATAAAACCATGGCGTTGGAACTGGGGATTGCCATCAAACAAGTCACGGCCACCGTGGAGCTGTTGGATGACGGCGCTACGGTGCCGTTTCTTGCGCGGTATCGGAAGGAGGTGACCGGTGGCCTGGATGAGGTTGTCATCACATCGATTCGCGATCGTGTTGCCCAACTTCGAGAATTGGATAAACGTCGAGCCGCCATCTTATCGTCCCTCGAAGAACAGGGGAAACTTACGGACAGTCTGAAGGAACGAATTGACGCGGCCCTCACGATGACGGAGCTAGAAGACCTGTATCTGCCCTATCGACCCAAGCGCCGCACGCGAGCCATGATTGCCAAAGAACGAGGGCTGGAGCCGTTGGCGCAAAGTCTTTGGGGACAAGATCCAAGGTTGAATGTCGAAGCCGAAGCATTGAAATTTCTCAATCCAGAGCAGAGCGTGGAATCGGTGGAGGATGCCTTGGCGGGGGCGCGCGACATCATGGCGGAATGGATTAACGAGGACCATCAGGCTCGGGCCTCCATGCGAGCGTTATTTTTGGAACAAGGGAAGTTCAAGACCACTGGCGCGAGGGGAAAAGATGTTCAAGCTAGCAAGTATCGAGATTATGCCGAGTGGGAAGAACCCGTGGCGACTGCGCCGTCACATCGGGTGTTGGCCATGCGTCGTGGAGAGCAGGAAGGCTTTCTGAGTTTTCGTGTGGTGGTACCGGAGCCGGCAGCGCTGTCTCTCTTGCATCGTCTCTTTATAAAAGGGAAGAGCTCTGCGTCAGATCAAGTGACTCTCGCCATGCAAGATGGTTTCACGAGACTGCTGGCACCTGCCATGGAAACCGAGACTCGTCTTCAGACAAAAACTCGAGCGGATCTCACGGCCATTGACGTGTTTGCACAAAACATTCAGCAATTGTTGATGGCGTCACCGTTAGGACAAAAGCATGTGCTCGCGATTGATCCAGGGTTTCGCACTGGCTGCAAAGTCGTGTGCCTCGATCGGCAAGGGAATCTCCAACATACGGAGACGATCTTTCCACATCAGGGCGCAGGCGGGGCAGCCAAAGCGGGGGAAACGATTGTCGGGCTCTGCGCGCGGTTCAAGGTTGAAGCCATTGCGATCGGGAATGGTACCGCTGGAAGAGAAACCGAAACGTTTTTGCGCGGGTTGTCTTTGCCCACGGAAATTCCCTTGGTGATGGTAAATGAAAGCGGGGCCTCGGTGTATTCTGCATCGGTTGTGGCGCGCGAAGAGTTTCCTGATCACGATGTCACCGTACGTGGAGCTGTATCGATTGGTCGTCGGCTCATGGATCCGTTAGCCGAATTGGTGAAGATCGATCCTAAGGCGATCGGGGTCGGGCAGTACCAACATGATGTCGATCAAGGCATTTTAAAACAGCGGCTACAGGATGTGGTGATCAGTTGTGTGAATCGAGTGGGAGTAAATGTGAATATGGCGAGCCCGCAATTGCTCACTGCCGTGTCCGGTGTCGGCCCTCAATTGGCTACTAATATCGTGGCGTATCGACAAGAGCATGGTCCCTTTCCAAGCCGAACGGCACTGAAAAAAGTTCCACGCCTGGGAGGCAAAGCCTTTGAACAAGCCGCGGGATTTTTGCGCATCACCGATGGCGAACATCCGCTCGATGCTAGTGCCGTACATCCTGAAAGGTATTCCGTAGTGAATGCGATGGCCAAAGACCTTGGCTGTACGGTAAAGGAGCTGATGAAGGATGCCGAGCGGCAACGCGCTATCGATCTCAATCGTTACATTACCGATGAAGTCGGCAAGCCGACGCTCACGGATATTCTTTCAGAATTGGCAAAACCAGGACGTGACCCACGTCAGCAATTTGAAGCCGTACAATTTGACGAAGCCGTGCAATCCATTGAGCACGTGAAGCCCGGCATGGTGTTAACCGGAGTCGTGACCAACGTGACAGCCTTTGGCGCCTTTGTCGATATTGGCGTGCATCAAGATGGCCTCGTGCATATCAGTCAACTCGCCAATCGCTATGTCAGCGATCCCAACACTGTGGTGAAAGTGAGTCAACAAGTGAAAGTGACCGTGTTGGAAGTGGATATTCCTCGGAAGCGCATTTCGCTCTCTATGAAAGCGGTAAAAGGCGAAACGCCGTAG
- the ylqF gene encoding ribosome biogenesis GTPase YlqF, with the protein MTIQWFPGHMNRARREVAKTMESIDVVVELVDARVPSASSNPMITELRRQCDRPCLKVLNKADLADPVVTKAWVKAYQQQAGVHAIAISGNLVGQAMKVPGHCQILAPHRHSPTKPLRLLIMGIPNVGKSTLMNSLLKRRLSQVGNEPAVTKKQQRHNVSDRLTLIDSPGLLWPKIETPLVGFLLASIHAIGANAVVDEEIAEFLASTLHARYPSLLRKRYGIEIEEGEGAEILEAIAIKRGCLCKGKGGELDKEQAARILLKEFRQGILGRISLESPNQNFA; encoded by the coding sequence ATGACCATACAATGGTTTCCCGGGCATATGAACCGGGCGCGCAGAGAAGTGGCAAAGACGATGGAGTCGATTGATGTGGTCGTCGAACTGGTTGATGCCCGCGTGCCTTCGGCAAGTAGCAACCCGATGATTACCGAATTGCGTCGGCAATGCGACCGTCCATGCCTCAAAGTATTAAACAAAGCTGACCTTGCTGATCCGGTGGTCACCAAAGCCTGGGTGAAGGCCTATCAACAGCAAGCGGGCGTTCACGCCATAGCCATTTCCGGGAATCTCGTGGGGCAGGCGATGAAAGTGCCCGGTCACTGCCAAATACTTGCGCCTCATCGTCACAGTCCAACGAAACCACTACGCCTGTTGATCATGGGCATTCCGAACGTAGGAAAATCCACGTTGATGAATTCGTTGCTCAAACGTCGCCTTTCGCAGGTCGGGAACGAACCGGCTGTGACGAAAAAGCAGCAACGCCACAATGTGAGCGATCGTCTGACGCTGATAGATTCCCCCGGCCTTTTATGGCCAAAAATCGAGACCCCGTTGGTCGGGTTCCTGCTGGCGTCAATTCATGCTATTGGGGCGAATGCCGTGGTCGATGAAGAAATCGCAGAATTTCTTGCATCCACTCTCCATGCCCGCTACCCGTCGCTGCTGAGGAAGCGCTATGGAATTGAGATCGAAGAGGGTGAAGGCGCGGAAATTCTTGAAGCTATTGCTATCAAACGGGGATGCCTCTGTAAGGGAAAGGGCGGTGAACTGGATAAAGAACAAGCCGCCAGAATCCTCCTCAAAGAATTTCGTCAAGGCATTTTGGGGCGAATCAGTTTGGAAAGCCCGAACCAAAACTTTGCATGA
- a CDS encoding DEAD/DEAH box helicase, with the protein MPLRRHQQELLDICESVLQGRSLTDVVCAVTPGGGKSLLPQILAARLIPTIADALCWVVPRRVLQDQGARGFQDPTHRTMLGHRLEAMVSTNQESPTRGCAAYVTTYQALAADARKINAKEFRRKRYILVLDEPHHMEADGVWHQAIHPLYEQAVLRVLMSGTFERGDRMRMAFMPYASSHQLDDIDWAHTESRAVIRYSLADAIREHACIDLTVHYANCQATWLDVQGIEHHVESLAEAGKKTSEALLTALKTEAALELLHTGVKAWQTYRATHPRSKLLVVAANIEQAQKYTAWLQARGVPAKIATSDDTSSAYRTIKAFKRQGISAVDCLITVAMAYEGLDVPAITHLICLTHIRTKPWIEQVVHRATRMDPLAGPYEEQRAYIYAPDDRPFRECMGYILAQRQVELRSSTSRAGIQEDASLDGSGLLPFMDRTELRMEPLSSGVLGIRQQGLWANMPGAAHVEEPQETPKERLDRLRVQIEKHVRAHEQSRRLKHGTVNGAVYRQFKKSRTSMTEAELSKVLRWVGKTFPV; encoded by the coding sequence ATGCCGTTACGCCGACATCAACAAGAGCTCCTCGATATCTGTGAGTCTGTGCTTCAGGGGCGTTCTTTGACCGATGTTGTGTGTGCCGTGACTCCAGGCGGGGGGAAAAGTCTCCTGCCGCAAATCCTGGCTGCACGGTTAATTCCCACCATTGCCGATGCCCTGTGTTGGGTCGTGCCTCGACGGGTGTTGCAAGACCAAGGGGCACGCGGCTTTCAAGATCCCACCCATCGCACCATGCTCGGCCATCGGCTCGAAGCCATGGTGAGTACCAATCAGGAGTCTCCTACACGAGGCTGTGCTGCCTATGTCACCACCTACCAAGCCTTGGCCGCCGATGCGCGGAAGATTAACGCCAAGGAATTTCGTCGAAAACGATATATTCTGGTTCTGGATGAACCTCATCATATGGAAGCCGATGGTGTGTGGCACCAGGCGATTCACCCCCTCTATGAGCAAGCGGTCTTACGGGTGCTGATGAGTGGGACATTCGAGCGAGGCGATCGAATGCGGATGGCCTTCATGCCGTATGCCTCGTCACACCAGCTGGATGACATCGATTGGGCGCACACCGAATCTCGGGCGGTGATTCGATATTCACTGGCTGATGCCATTCGCGAACATGCTTGTATTGACCTGACGGTGCACTATGCCAATTGCCAAGCCACGTGGTTAGATGTGCAAGGTATCGAGCATCATGTGGAAAGTTTAGCCGAGGCTGGAAAGAAAACTTCGGAAGCGCTGCTTACGGCATTGAAAACTGAAGCGGCCTTGGAGCTTCTCCATACAGGGGTGAAGGCCTGGCAAACCTATCGGGCGACTCATCCTCGATCAAAATTACTCGTCGTAGCGGCCAACATCGAGCAAGCGCAAAAATATACAGCCTGGCTTCAGGCACGTGGGGTCCCTGCAAAGATTGCGACCAGTGACGATACGTCATCGGCCTATCGAACAATAAAAGCGTTCAAACGGCAGGGTATCAGTGCCGTGGATTGTCTCATTACCGTGGCGATGGCGTACGAGGGTTTGGATGTTCCGGCTATTACGCATTTGATTTGCTTGACACACATCCGAACGAAACCCTGGATCGAACAAGTCGTCCATCGGGCCACACGGATGGATCCTTTGGCCGGTCCCTATGAGGAACAACGCGCCTATATATATGCGCCTGATGATCGGCCTTTTCGTGAATGTATGGGATACATCTTGGCCCAACGGCAGGTGGAGCTTCGGTCTTCGACTTCAAGGGCTGGGATTCAGGAAGATGCCAGCCTCGATGGGTCGGGCCTCTTACCCTTTATGGACCGAACGGAATTAAGGATGGAACCCTTAAGCTCAGGGGTCCTGGGTATTCGCCAACAAGGGTTATGGGCGAATATGCCTGGGGCCGCGCATGTCGAAGAACCTCAAGAGACCCCAAAAGAACGCCTCGACCGGTTGCGGGTTCAAATCGAAAAACATGTGCGTGCCCATGAACAGTCCCGACGGTTGAAGCATGGCACGGTCAACGGAGCCGTCTATCGGCAATTCAAAAAATCGCGCACCTCCATGACCGAGGCTGAATTGAGCAAAGTGTTGCGGTGGGTGGGGAAGACTTTTCCGGTGTAA
- a CDS encoding HD-GYP domain-containing protein — MALIFLENIDQLRLGLYVKIKGSWFSHPFSVSSFKIKTAKELEILRGLTRVKLYYDPTRSDPDPNAIAADTTSDEKTSMMAMEDSEAASLENQKEDLRTEGSDPEPVEESLAETKEKAASLQKQRSQIFQEQMTHLKKVESTYSKVLKDSETIFNNLIASRPESIKAAKQVVSGMVDVFRHQSVSMTLMEVLGRNGLGWGLSTHSLNVSIMSLLIGHELGMSKEDLQLLGLGALFHDLGERLVPMKVKFMEGGMKMQSDSSLHQLHPEKGCEWLEKFAGFPPEALSIILQHHERLNGTGYPQGLRQEDIGLPAQIVMVADEYDEMCNAPRQADRRTPHQALGLLFRAFMGTDSHKFSEEVVQALIRVLTVYPPGTFVQLSDESMGVVTSINQKNPTHPLIMLYTPQELNNEATIIDLAKNEHLKIGKVLRPNELPSKVHEKLSRRHVAIFLHASEEIAQPVPA, encoded by the coding sequence ATGGCCCTAATCTTCCTTGAAAATATTGACCAGCTACGCCTGGGACTATATGTCAAAATCAAAGGGTCGTGGTTTAGCCACCCCTTTTCCGTCAGCTCCTTTAAAATCAAAACAGCGAAGGAATTGGAAATTCTTCGAGGCTTGACTCGGGTCAAACTCTATTACGATCCCACGAGATCAGATCCCGACCCAAACGCCATCGCTGCCGATACAACTTCCGATGAAAAAACCTCCATGATGGCCATGGAGGATTCGGAAGCAGCCTCACTTGAAAACCAAAAAGAGGATCTGCGGACCGAAGGCTCAGACCCTGAACCCGTGGAAGAATCCCTTGCGGAGACAAAAGAAAAAGCGGCTTCCCTGCAAAAACAGCGTAGCCAGATTTTTCAGGAGCAGATGACCCATTTAAAGAAAGTGGAGAGTACCTATTCCAAGGTACTCAAAGACAGCGAAACCATTTTCAACAATTTGATCGCCAGTCGTCCGGAAAGTATTAAAGCTGCGAAACAGGTAGTATCTGGCATGGTGGATGTCTTTCGTCACCAATCGGTGTCAATGACGCTCATGGAAGTCTTGGGACGAAACGGGTTAGGGTGGGGACTCTCCACGCATTCGCTCAACGTAAGCATCATGTCCCTGCTCATTGGGCACGAATTGGGAATGTCCAAAGAAGATTTGCAACTCTTAGGACTGGGAGCACTCTTTCATGATCTCGGGGAACGACTCGTCCCCATGAAAGTCAAATTCATGGAAGGGGGCATGAAGATGCAGTCTGATTCCTCCCTACACCAACTACACCCGGAAAAGGGTTGTGAGTGGCTGGAGAAGTTCGCAGGGTTTCCACCCGAGGCATTAAGTATCATTCTTCAACATCATGAACGATTAAATGGGACAGGATATCCCCAAGGCCTCCGTCAGGAAGACATTGGACTCCCCGCGCAAATCGTCATGGTCGCCGATGAATATGATGAAATGTGCAATGCCCCTCGACAAGCGGATCGGCGCACGCCCCATCAAGCCCTGGGCCTCTTATTTCGGGCATTCATGGGAACGGATTCCCATAAATTCTCCGAGGAAGTGGTGCAAGCGTTAATCCGGGTGTTGACCGTTTATCCCCCAGGCACCTTTGTCCAACTTTCAGATGAGTCTATGGGCGTCGTGACGAGCATCAATCAAAAAAACCCAACTCACCCTTTGATCATGCTGTATACTCCACAAGAATTGAATAACGAAGCTACGATCATTGACCTGGCGAAAAATGAGCATCTCAAAATTGGAAAGGTGCTACGGCCCAATGAATTGCCATCCAAAGTCCATGAAAAGTTAAGCCGACGCCATGTGGCCATCTTCCTCCATGCCAGTGAAGAAATCGCCCAACCCGTTCCGGCCTAA
- the ychF gene encoding redox-regulated ATPase YchF, whose translation MEIGIVGLPNVGKSTIFNALTSGGAAASNYPFTTIEPNVGVVAVPDARLDRLTELFKPKKTIPASCRFVDIAGLVKGAASGEGLGNKFLANIREVDAILHMVRLFEDPDVVHTLGSVNPKRDIEVIETELMLADLESLTKQFDKVSGKARTGDKASKEALVILETLKNGLEEGKPARTLGIEEETLQPFFLLTAKPVLYVGNTDENPDQSVIAEFQAFAKERHSESVVICGKLESEIGELSGEDRDLFMADLGMEQSGLEKVIVSAYKTLGLCSYFTCGPQEVRAWTIPVGAKAPQAAGVIHTDFEKGFIKADIYGFPDIDQFRSEVTLREKGLIRSEGKEYVVKDGDVCHFKFNV comes from the coding sequence ATGGAAATTGGCATTGTCGGGCTACCCAACGTTGGCAAATCAACGATTTTCAATGCGCTGACGTCAGGAGGCGCGGCGGCGTCGAATTATCCCTTCACCACGATCGAGCCAAATGTCGGTGTCGTAGCCGTCCCCGATGCGCGGCTAGACCGCCTCACCGAGCTATTCAAACCAAAAAAGACCATTCCCGCTTCCTGTCGCTTTGTGGATATTGCTGGCCTCGTCAAAGGCGCGGCGAGCGGTGAAGGATTGGGGAACAAATTTCTGGCCAACATTCGTGAAGTAGACGCCATTCTGCACATGGTCCGCCTCTTTGAAGACCCTGATGTCGTGCATACCCTGGGAAGCGTCAATCCCAAACGCGACATTGAAGTAATTGAAACCGAGCTCATGCTCGCGGACCTGGAAAGCCTCACGAAGCAATTCGATAAAGTTTCTGGCAAGGCCAGGACGGGAGACAAGGCCTCGAAAGAGGCTTTGGTGATCCTGGAAACCCTCAAGAACGGTCTGGAAGAAGGCAAGCCGGCAAGAACCTTGGGGATTGAGGAGGAAACCCTCCAACCCTTCTTTCTCTTGACGGCCAAGCCGGTTCTCTATGTTGGCAACACCGATGAGAACCCAGACCAATCCGTCATCGCTGAGTTTCAGGCGTTTGCTAAGGAACGGCACTCCGAGTCAGTGGTTATTTGCGGGAAATTGGAAAGCGAAATCGGTGAGTTGTCTGGTGAAGATCGGGATTTATTTATGGCAGACCTCGGCATGGAACAAAGTGGCCTAGAAAAAGTCATTGTTAGCGCCTACAAAACCCTTGGATTGTGTTCCTACTTCACTTGTGGCCCACAAGAAGTTCGTGCTTGGACCATCCCCGTCGGCGCCAAGGCGCCTCAAGCCGCTGGCGTCATCCATACCGATTTTGAAAAGGGCTTTATCAAGGCTGATATTTACGGATTTCCAGATATCGACCAGTTCCGTTCAGAGGTGACGCTACGCGAGAAGGGCCTAATCCGCTCGGAAGGCAAGGAATACGTTGTGAAGGACGGCGATGTTTGCCACTTCAAGTTTAATGTATAA